AAAAAATCTGTAGATTTCCCTTTTGTATCAAATAAAGCTTCACCCTTTTCTTTATTTACTCTAGGGCTGTCTAAATTGATAGTCACTAATGTATTCTGTGGTGAAGGTTTATCTCCCTCCTCTCCTTTAATCCCTACCATAAATGGTTGGCGTACTAAATTCAGTGGCACGTAGTGAGCTTGCCATAGATTTTTTTGCAGGTATAAATTTTCTCCTGGCTCAAAGCCAGTTAATACATTAAGACCAAACTGGCCTGTTTGATTGTCCTTAATAAAAAAAATTGCATATTCAGCTACTAGGACTTTTAACTCATCAGCTAATACCGGAACAATATGAAGATTTTCGCCATATTCTGCCCCTCTTTCAGTAATAATTCTCAAGTCTTTATGTTGCTTAGGATCTAAAATTGTATAACCAGCCAATGTGGACTCCTATTTATTAAAATAATACTAAATCGTTTGTAACCCGTAACGACGGATTTTGTTTAATAATTCTCTATTACTAGGCAGGGTATCTAATAAATGTTTTGTTTGCTCTAGATTCTTTTTTAGCAAGCTCTCGGCCATTTTTTGCTGATGATTTGATACACCAAAATGATTAGGCTGTGTTTTAAACCCCATGCCATATAAAACGTATTGATAACTCGCTGCAGGAAATACTTCTCTAACATGTTCAAAGTCATTATGCCAAGGCGTGTGATACTGCCATAAACTTAATAATTCTTGTAAACTTTCTGGAATAGTTTGTGGATCTCTGTGATCAATCCAAAATTGGCTGTCTGCACGCTGACTCAACATATAATGTAACTTCAGAAAATCAATGATACGTTCCCATCGGTACAAAAATGTTTTATTAAATCGTTTGGCCACAATTTCCATTGTTTGTCTGTTTGCCGGTAATTGTTCTGCAATCATTTCAGCAGAAACTTCAACTAATACCAAAGCAGAAGCTTCAAGAGGCTCTAAAAAACCTGCAGAAAGACCTACAGCAACACAATTGTTTTTCCAAAATACTTCTCTATGACCAGCTTTAATATCAATCTCTTTTACCGATATTGTTTCTGGTGCTGCAAAACTCTCGGATACATAATTCATCAACTCTTGATGAGCATTATCTCGACTTGTATGCTGGCTTGAATATACATGCCCTACCCCTCTGCGGTTTTGTAGACCTATATCCCAAATCCAACCATTAGATTGTGCAGTAGAGATAGTATGAGAGGCAATAGGGCTATACTCTTCAGGATACGGCACATGTAACGCTATGGCTTTGTCTACAAATAAAACATGGTCACAAGAAATAAACGGCACCTGTTGGTTCTCTCCCAACAGTAAAGATTTAAAGCCCGTGCAATCTACGAATAAATCACCATTAAGTTCGCCATTTTCTTTAGTTATTAACGAAACAATATTGCCGTCTTCAGCGTTATTAATATGCAGCACATGGTCAAGCACATGTTTTACTTGTAGATTATCTATGCAATGTTTTTTTAGAAATTCTGAAAATGCACCCGCATCTAAGTGGTAGGCATAGTTTGCCATAGCTGAATATTCGGCAGTGGTAATCAATTTTGGTGCTTTACCTAATTCACAAATAGCTTCTTGAGGGCAAACCCATTGTGAAAATGACAGTTCAGACTGAACATTTTGCCAATTGTCAGCCATATTAAAGTTATCAAAATCTTGAGGTAAAACCAGTGGATGATAATAAAAGTCTTCTTGCGCGCCTGTTACCCATTTAGCAAACTTAGCACCTTGTTTAAAGGTCACATTACACTGGCGAATAAAATCTGTTTCTCGTATACCCATTTTTTTTAAGGTATTACGCATAGTGGGCCAAGTACCCTCGCCTACACCTATAGTTGGCACGTTAGGGGATTCGATTAAGGTAATCGAAAATCCTGTTTTATTTTGTTTTTTTAACTTTGCAGCAATAGTGCCTGCCGTGATCCAACCAGCAGTACCGCCGCCAACAATAACAATTGACTCAA
The sequence above is a segment of the Paraglaciecola sp. L3A3 genome. Coding sequences within it:
- a CDS encoding SapC family protein, whose product is MAGYTILDPKQHKDLRIITERGAEYGENLHIVPVLADELKVLVAEYAIFFIKDNQTGQFGLNVLTGFEPGENLYLQKNLWQAHYVPLNLVRQPFMVGIKGEEGDKPSPQNTLVTINLDSPRVNKEKGEALFDTKGKSTDFLNSINGLLVKFVQGMPRTQEFINTLLALELLMPITLKFTLADGEKKSFSGLYNIDEEKLAVLSGNELQSLHQKGYLQACHMIIASFGQIQKLIDWKNNG
- a CDS encoding tryptophan halogenase family protein, with translation MSKPIESIVIVGGGTAGWITAGTIAAKLKKQNKTGFSITLIESPNVPTIGVGEGTWPTMRNTLKKMGIRETDFIRQCNVTFKQGAKFAKWVTGAQEDFYYHPLVLPQDFDNFNMADNWQNVQSELSFSQWVCPQEAICELGKAPKLITTAEYSAMANYAYHLDAGAFSEFLKKHCIDNLQVKHVLDHVLHINNAEDGNIVSLITKENGELNGDLFVDCTGFKSLLLGENQQVPFISCDHVLFVDKAIALHVPYPEEYSPIASHTISTAQSNGWIWDIGLQNRRGVGHVYSSQHTSRDNAHQELMNYVSESFAAPETISVKEIDIKAGHREVFWKNNCVAVGLSAGFLEPLEASALVLVEVSAEMIAEQLPANRQTMEIVAKRFNKTFLYRWERIIDFLKLHYMLSQRADSQFWIDHRDPQTIPESLQELLSLWQYHTPWHNDFEHVREVFPAASYQYVLYGMGFKTQPNHFGVSNHQQKMAESLLKKNLEQTKHLLDTLPSNRELLNKIRRYGLQTI